The DNA window TCAAGACTTTCCCCGTCAAAGTTTTCTTGATTTAGGTTATCAAGTTTATGTTTTTGGACAAAAAGCCTATAATGGTGTCGCCATTTTTAGTAAAAAGCCTTTAGAATCTATTGATTATGGTTTTAATGGAATTTTTAATAATCAAGAAAAAGTCGGTAATTTAGATGAACAAAAAAGGGTAATAAGTGGAGTAATTGATAATATTAGAATTGTAAATCTTTATGTGCCTAATGGTAACTCTTTAGGCTCAGAAAAATATGAATATAAATTACAATGGTTAGAGCTTTTACAAGAGTATTTAAAGACCATTGATCCCCAAAAAACTGATTTATTAGTATGTGGAGATTTTAATATTGCTCTCGAGGACAAGGATATATATAAACCAGAGGGCAGAGAAAAACACGTCATGGCAACTCCCACAGAAAGGGAAGCCTTGAAAAAAGTAATAGATTTGGGTTTAGAAGATGTTTTCCGTAAGTTTTACCCAGAAGAAGGGCATTATAGTTGGTGGGATTATCGTCAAGGAGGTTTTGCCAAAAACCGAGGCTGGAGAATTGACCATATCTATCTAAGTCCATCTCTTTTACCTCGGGCGATGGATTGTGTCATAGACATTGAACCCAGAAAGTTAGTAAAACCTAGTGATCATGCCCCTGTGATTGTGGAAATATCTGGTTAGGGGTAAAATTCCAGTGGTGGGCAATGCCCACCCTATTAATTATCGATATTTACGGAAGGCTAGGGTAACGTTATGACCGCCAAAACCGAAGGAGTTGGATAAGGCTACCTCAACGGTTACTTTACGGCTGTTATGGGCGATGTAGTCGAGGTCACAATCGGGATCTGGATTGGTGAGGTTGATGGTAGGAGGTACTTGGTCATGGGCGATCGCCATTACCGTTGCCACAGCCTCAATGCCACCAGAACCACCCAAAAGATGACCTGTCATGGACTTAGTAGAACTAACCAAAACTTGACGGGCATTATCTCCCAGAGCATTTTTAATGGCTTTGGTTTCCGTGGAATCGTTGGCAGGGGTACTCGTTCCGTGGGCGTTAATATAACTCACTTCATCGGGAGACAAGCCCCCATCCTTAAGGGCTAATTCGATCGCCCTTGTAGCCCCCAATCCCTCGGGTACAGGGGCAGTCATATGATAGGCATCACAGGTCATCCCATAACCCACCATTTCGGCGTAAATTTTAGCTCCCCTGGCCAAAGCGTGTTCCCTTTCTTCAAGGATGAGAATACCACAACCCTCACCCATAACAAAACCATCCCTATCTTGATCAAAAGGACGACTAGCAATCTCAGGATTATCATT is part of the Cyanobacterium stanieri LEGE 03274 genome and encodes:
- the xth gene encoding exodeoxyribonuclease III, yielding MKIATWNVNSIRTREDHVKQWLGDQDIDILCLQETKVIDQDFPRQSFLDLGYQVYVFGQKAYNGVAIFSKKPLESIDYGFNGIFNNQEKVGNLDEQKRVISGVIDNIRIVNLYVPNGNSLGSEKYEYKLQWLELLQEYLKTIDPQKTDLLVCGDFNIALEDKDIYKPEGREKHVMATPTEREALKKVIDLGLEDVFRKFYPEEGHYSWWDYRQGGFAKNRGWRIDHIYLSPSLLPRAMDCVIDIEPRKLVKPSDHAPVIVEISG